The DNA segment ttgaagaagagCATCATCATAATGAGAGTGCATGATATAGGTTAGAGTTAGAGGGTGTATGCTGTTCTTTTTTAGAGGAATCACTCATTTCTTAACATAGAGGCAAGGAACCCAACAAAATGTTACATGTCATTGTCAAAGCATTCAAAAGGCGTGGGTGGAAGAGATGGCCATTGATAGTTACATGTGTATTATTCATGAACTTGCATACTCATAGCTCATCACTAGCAACGTGGGGTTGTTACAGTTACCAAAGAGGTTAAAGTGTACATGCATTAGGAGAGAAATTTAGTTGAATATCAATATTGTGTGATATGATTAACAGATAATTATGTCCTTTTTAATTATGTGGATATTGTATATGTATATGGAATAATGTCTCTTAAgagatatcaatttttttttaaaatgaatcttgGTATCTTAAGAGATTAATTCTTGACTTTTGATTAAAGATACTTAGGATTCATTCAAAAGAGAAAGTTGAGGGGTAAGTTAAACttccaaaaaagaaatatatatatatatatatatatatatatatatatatatatatatatatatatatatatatataactgcaAGGGAGAGCATTGTGACATGCATATGGTCTCTTAACATTTGCGTTTGTGGGGCTAAAAACTACCAAAAGatctttaatttcttctctGACCTGACCCTGCCACGCTTTGCAGAAGCATCCACGAGCTTTTTCAATAGGCCAAGGTACCTTTTTCCCCCCTCACTCTCTGTCCATCAATTCATTTGCTGTAAACCTTTTGAGCCATGTGATATACCCTCACCTCAAAGTTGAATAAATCACTAGATGAATGTTTTCTAGTAGTTTGTGCTTTTACCCTCCttgtacaaaaaaaatactattctgCATGTTAATTCTTCTTCAAAATTTGAGTTCTCATGTAGAGGATATCATCAGTTAACTTATACCAATCTACTGATTTACCCTTTATCATATCCTTTTTACTCTATGTAGATGAAGAGCAGATAGATAAAGATTACCATAGGTCATCACATAAAGAAGCATGAGTAATTAACTTAAGCTTTTTGTTTGTATATATTCATTCATATGGCTTTGTGAGTGGGTAAAAGGAATCTGAAAGATTGCAATTGCAGGTGTTGGCATTTTGGGACCATCAGCAGTGGCAGAATTGTCACAATTCAAAGCCTGTGGACAGCTGCAGCAGATGAAGGACTGCAGGCAACTATAGTTAAGAGCAACAGCAAGTAAAGCAAAGTGTGTCTGCTTAAAGAAAACCTATGAGAAAACAAACCCTTATAtgagaaataaataagagagccccatataggaagaaaaaagtgagataatttgaaaaaagaaaaaaaaaactggattTCAGTGGGAATCAGCATcaatcacttttatttttatcaatgttagtcatttattattagtttttttttagtaacgGAAATCAAACTAAGACCTTTTCCTTCCAACCTTCTCCTTTTTATCACCAAATCAACGTTATAACTCAGCATCAACCACTAAGCCCTATACAAAGTGCGCATGActcacaacaacaaaacttgatcagcacacacaacacatCTCATTATCAAGTATCTCAAAACCAACATCAATATTATGCTGAAGGCATAACAAGTAGTTCCCACCTACTTTGAACCAAGCCAAAAACCACACAAAGCACAATAGAGGAGGAACAACAATCACAAAGGGCATGAGGACCAATGTAGGAGATATTGTTCAAGTAGAAGGAGGGCACATTGTTAGGTCCACAGGTAGAAAAGATCGCCACAGCAAGGTGTACACATCGAAAGGGCCACGCGATCGTCGCGTTAGACTCTCGGCACACACAGCCATTGAGTTCTATGATGTTCAAGACAGGCTTGGCTATGACAGGCCAAGCAAGGCTGTGGACTGGCTCATCAAAAAGGCAAAGACTTCCATTGACAAGCTTGCTGAGCttcctccttggcatccacctACTAATCATGAGGAAGAAGAGCAGAATGATGCTGCAGGATCAAGTGGAGTCATAGCCattgaacaacaacaacagcaacagcagcagcagcagcaacaacaacaacaacaacaacaacaacaacaacatcaacagCAACAATCAGAGTCTTGTGGTTACAACTTTCAGCTCCAAAGGCAATTGGGAGCCTTCATTTCAACACATGTTGACACTGACCACATCAATTtccaaaccaacaacaacaactcctCAGAAGATCTTGGCCTATCCCTCCATTGCTTCCAAGACCACCCTGGCCTTATTCAGTGGCAATCACAACAAGAAGGTGCAAATCAAACACCTCCTTCAAATGAACACCAAATCCAGCAAACCCCTTTTGCCGGATCAACCCCAGTTGGGTTTGAGAACCATTATCAAAGAAGTGTGACTTGGAACAATGAAGCAACAACCACAGATCATGTCAACAGGTTGGGGTTCTTATTCAACTCACAGCCTTATGCTTCAGCTTATGCTCAAAGTGGGGGGACCCTTCAGTCCAGTTTTTCATTTCCAATGACTTCTTCCTCTGAGCTTCACAGGCCTCAGCCAGTGAACCAACCTTCTTCAATCTTTGGCAGCAGGTTTGTGTCTGATGGATTAGCTGGTTTCTGCATTCCAGATAGAATTCAAGGTGTGGAAGAGAATCATGGAGTTGCTTCCAATaggccttcttcttctcctagtTCTATCCACTGACCCCAAACTAAGCAATGCTTTAGTCTTCCTTTCAGGTATTCCACTCATAATAGAGTAATGTTATATCTTCTTACAGTATAGTTTTAAATTGCGGTTGTGGTGAGCCAAAAAACCTTTAAACTGTAGACAATTGCGGGAAAATGCGACTAATGCAGTTGCAATTACGGTAGTGATACGATTGtggaatttcaaaatattttgacgTTATGACCGCAATTACAGTTGCAGACCGCAATTTAAAACCAATTCTCACAAATCTTCCTACTACTTTATATGAAGAAAGTATTAAGTGAAAACGTGTTCAGTACTTATTATACAAAGGAAGTAGAAGGACTAGTTGGAAGATGTTGCAAGAagatttaaaattgtttattagCAATTTCCTCTGATAATATTAGCACAGTTGTCATATTTTGCTTTTTATGGAACAAAAAAAACTAGGCAAAGCAATTTCCCATGTAAAGCTTCAAATCAAGTAACAAAGCTATTCATCCCCCTCCCCAATAAACTACTCTGTTAAATTTCTCTCATGCATCTTACTATATGCAGGAGTGTTCTCTACCAGATTTGAAACCGAGTGAAGATTCAATAGGCACATTGTTATGATCTACAAAGATTTCCTTTCAATTTGGCTTTcctttttttggcttttaaatttaaagttagTTCCCTTGATTCAACCCTTGCTATctatatgtataattttatattgatgaaaatgaccttgtgctgaatttggTTTTGTAGTCCTCTCACTGTATTGTGAATGTTATTTCAGAATAACATATTTCATCTGATATCTACATGTCCATTCTTGGCAAAGAATCACATCCAAAAAAACAGAATCTCAAGTGATTTGGACTTGTTCTCTCTTGTGATAGGAAGATAATATGACTTCCCTTTGGCTTGCCCCTCAAGTACATAACCTTTAATGAAACATTTTGGAAGTCAAACATTTCCTTAAACCATTTGGCAGTAACAGTATATATTTGTGTGTCAGCTTCAAGTTCACTCAACAGTACACTACTATCATTGAAAACTATAAATTCCATATAATGTATGCAGATTAGTTTTTATTTCTGACATAAAAGGGCTGACACCCCCTTTGAATTTTGCATGTTACTAAGCTTTGAGAAGTAGTTTCTTGAAATTcatctcttttttcttcctttttttgctcTTTATTTGTACATTATTCATACATGTGGTTGTTGAAGCTAGCAACAGAAATAATGGTCAGCATCCCTCATGATGAGTACACCCTACACATAACTGTAGGCTTCAACAGCATATTACAATGAAACTATGCGACTTAATTTACCGAAGAAAagttaaacaataataaatttgaagacTCGGCGTTTCAGGCTATTACTAGCTACCTATACATTGTTTATAGTGTGTTAATGTCGCTCTTTACACAAAAGTCAGGGTTGGCATGTAGAGCATAGGAATATGAATGCTGAATGCTGATCCTACAATTCTAGAACTTCTATTGCGCTGACTTGCATTATATCAAAACTTTATAAAGGACCTTGAATTTGTTGTAATATATAGGATGCTAGGAATCTATGAAACAACTTAATGATGGCTCATTTGTCTATAACTTTCTTAGTATAGGCTAACGTTGGCATATATGGAACATGTGATTCTGCAACTCTGGTAGCGTGTGATAATCTTTCACATACTTGCCAACGTAATTAGCAATGAAAATTCTTGTTTCTCTTAAATCACTCCCTAATACAAGTTGATGATTGCATAAGTGATAAGTCCATAACTAATTCTAGCAGATAGAGATCCAAAAGATAcactgatatttttttatcatgtggAACTTAGTGTATTGACTTGTCAAAATGATATTGGAGATATATAATTTCTAACCAGTAGTTGCAGACCTATTACTAGTTATACTAGCTTGTTTCTCTGTGCACTAAAAAGAATGCATCTTTTGTTCATAATCaatcatttttaagttttttttttctatattaataCCCATGAAGATCTGAGATATTGCTACATAATGAGTGTGCTGAACTTTTGAgaatttattcttaatttattagataaaattaatacttttgttctctattctttttttttttttcatttcattctcaTCATCCAAAGTAAAATAGTAAGGAAGTAATTGCCAGATTAAATTATGAAGGACTAATCAGAAAGTGAGTTAATTCTttgaaatgattataaatatttatgattaaaGGAAATAACATGCGTGGATAGAAAGGAGttttatagataaaattgatgtaaaactaatatattaaaatgtgcTTCATGttgtcaattaaaataaattttatcacccttttatttttaaaattttaccaccaaatttttaatttttgcgcATTGTATCatcactaaaaaaaaatgaatgattttgACTTTTGACATTGGTTTaattataaccgatgtaaaaaagttattttttatgggTTATAACTACGACTGATCTAAAAAGTCACTTTTTTACATCATTCATTACTAAACCGATGTACAAGATTTtgtaaaagtgattttttacattattttgttatttatgtgATGATAAaatgtacaaaaataaaaaaattatgataaaatttgaaaaatgttaaaaattggaTGATATAATCCGTGGAAAAAATGAGTGATAAAATCTATGAAATTATGAAAATCAGGTGGTAAAATGTgcaaaaataaaacttcaataataaaatttataaaataattatttaaatttatttatttgtaggtCAAGTTACtattcctttattttatttttcaaaataattggtGGGTCAACACACAACCGGATAGATTCCACGAAAAAAAAACCCACAACCCACCATAGGCCATAGCGTTTGGGTTGATATT comes from the Glycine soja cultivar W05 chromosome 6, ASM419377v2, whole genome shotgun sequence genome and includes:
- the LOC114417142 gene encoding transcription factor TCP4-like yields the protein MRTNVGDIVQVEGGHIVRSTGRKDRHSKVYTSKGPRDRRVRLSAHTAIEFYDVQDRLGYDRPSKAVDWLIKKAKTSIDKLAELPPWHPPTNHEEEEQNDAAGSSGVIAIEQQQQQQQQQQQQQQQQQQQQQHQQQQSESCGYNFQLQRQLGAFISTHVDTDHINFQTNNNNSSEDLGLSLHCFQDHPGLIQWQSQQEGANQTPPSNEHQIQQTPFAGSTPVGFENHYQRSVTWNNEATTTDHVNRLGFLFNSQPYASAYAQSGGTLQSSFSFPMTSSSELHRPQPVNQPSSIFGSRFVSDGLAGFCIPDRIQGVEENHGVASNRPSSSPSSIH